One window of Dehalobacterium formicoaceticum genomic DNA carries:
- a CDS encoding HlyD family secretion protein: protein MSEALKRHRPLGVLLILLLLTSLFAGACGKNGADAAPGGFDPAQGLVLQGNAEGEEVDLNTKIAGKISTIYVEEGQQVAAGDLIAEIDSAQLQAKKKQVEAQVQMAKEGVELQAKVAGANVEQASGALQAAQAQLNKAEAGARSQEIAQAKANYEMMEKTYERVEKLYEKGAIAAQKKDEAETQLKIAQEQYSLAQEGARTQDRDAAQGLVDQAAGALNAANAGQMQVQVAEQKYQEALAGLEEINSLIADTKILAPQRGTVTMLNCKEGELVSTGMIIATVADLKNISMLLNVYESDLSQVSLGQEVQVRFNALGDQIFPGTVKHIDLKPNFAAQKAANNQEDDVLAYQVKVVLTDLGEEQIYPGMTAYAQFIRKN, encoded by the coding sequence ATGAGTGAAGCTTTAAAAAGACATCGACCCTTGGGGGTTTTGCTGATCCTTCTCCTTCTGACATCTCTCTTTGCCGGCGCCTGCGGAAAAAATGGTGCTGATGCTGCCCCGGGAGGATTTGATCCGGCACAAGGACTGGTGCTCCAGGGCAATGCGGAAGGGGAGGAAGTAGATCTTAATACGAAAATAGCGGGCAAAATCTCCACCATTTATGTGGAAGAAGGGCAGCAGGTGGCAGCAGGAGATTTGATCGCCGAAATTGACAGCGCTCAGCTCCAGGCCAAGAAAAAACAGGTAGAAGCTCAAGTGCAGATGGCAAAAGAAGGAGTGGAACTGCAGGCAAAAGTTGCCGGCGCCAATGTGGAACAGGCCTCCGGTGCTTTGCAGGCTGCCCAGGCTCAGTTAAATAAGGCGGAAGCAGGGGCCCGCTCTCAAGAAATTGCTCAGGCAAAGGCTAATTATGAGATGATGGAGAAAACCTATGAGCGGGTGGAAAAACTTTATGAAAAAGGAGCGATCGCGGCCCAGAAAAAAGATGAGGCGGAAACCCAATTAAAAATAGCTCAGGAACAATATTCCCTGGCCCAGGAAGGTGCCCGCACCCAGGACCGGGATGCGGCCCAGGGATTAGTCGATCAGGCTGCCGGGGCCTTAAATGCCGCTAATGCGGGACAAATGCAGGTTCAGGTGGCTGAGCAAAAATATCAGGAGGCTTTGGCCGGTTTGGAGGAGATAAATTCTTTAATCGCAGATACCAAAATCCTGGCCCCCCAAAGGGGGACGGTGACGATGCTCAATTGTAAAGAGGGCGAGTTGGTTTCAACCGGCATGATTATTGCAACAGTAGCAGATTTAAAAAATATCAGTATGCTTTTAAACGTTTATGAATCTGACCTATCCCAGGTATCTTTAGGGCAAGAGGTACAGGTACGCTTTAACGCTTTGGGGGATCAGATCTTTCCCGGTACCGTGAAACATATTGATTTAAAACCAAATTTTGCGGCTCAAAAGGCGGCCAATAACCAGGAAGACGATGTTTTGGCTTACCAGGTGAAAGTAGTGCTCACCGATTTAGGGGAGGAACAGATTTATCCCGGGATGACTGCTTATGCGCAATTTATCCGAAAAAATTAG
- a CDS encoding TolC family protein has translation MKGVKNVDKLEKIKILLVGLILFVCACPGSAWAGTSQQGEVYRITLREAINLTWANNLELKLLEKEIGTRELDLDRAEFYRQKLIDADEKISDGWDEYRKARSDLDTLKSLIDRGIIGTDSDLYLTPKQIEEKEKALTGAAQELSNYSAYRIDNYDNAKVVDLYHAQAALGLNVTQIGVEQAYQQYALLTRQNYYEVLKQQRIVGVKRAAAQRGKSQYQLAKDSFEAGFRAKDDMLMAKAQLDLLQADLENGHKDLSLAEFALKKVIGLSPETEVILLDDYTAEQEITPLEIGLAQALENRLEIKKGEMELEVSRINMELAKRYTSPHTFDYRQSQMDLDQANLTLENAKQSVKSSVYGSYQTFLAAEKMLNQVKDSVKEAEEALNIVTFRYQEGYGIPSAALKSLNMEDAAGTVFEVLAAQEKLSEVEEKVVEITYGYHMAKSKYETDICGDEKIIRQPEGEREHE, from the coding sequence GTGAAAGGCGTGAAAAACGTGGATAAATTGGAAAAGATCAAGATATTGCTGGTAGGTTTGATCTTGTTCGTATGTGCTTGCCCTGGCAGTGCCTGGGCGGGTACCTCTCAACAGGGGGAAGTATATCGGATTACCTTGAGGGAGGCGATCAATCTGACCTGGGCCAATAACCTGGAGCTTAAGCTTTTAGAGAAGGAAATTGGTACCCGGGAGTTGGATTTGGATCGGGCGGAATTCTATCGGCAAAAACTTATTGATGCCGACGAAAAGATCAGTGACGGTTGGGATGAATACCGCAAAGCTCGCAGTGACCTGGATACCCTAAAGAGTTTAATTGACAGGGGGATCATTGGCACGGATTCGGACTTATATCTGACACCGAAACAAATTGAAGAAAAGGAAAAAGCATTGACTGGGGCAGCCCAGGAATTAAGTAATTACTCTGCCTACCGCATTGATAATTATGATAACGCTAAAGTGGTGGATCTTTATCATGCCCAAGCCGCTTTGGGACTTAATGTTACCCAAATCGGCGTGGAGCAGGCCTATCAACAGTATGCACTTCTGACACGGCAAAATTACTATGAGGTTTTGAAGCAGCAGCGCATTGTGGGAGTGAAAAGAGCTGCTGCCCAGCGGGGAAAAAGCCAGTATCAGTTAGCTAAGGATAGTTTTGAAGCTGGATTTAGGGCTAAAGATGATATGCTCATGGCAAAAGCTCAGCTTGATCTTTTACAAGCCGATTTGGAAAATGGGCATAAGGACTTGTCCTTAGCAGAGTTTGCCTTGAAAAAGGTAATAGGTTTAAGCCCGGAGACTGAGGTGATTTTGCTGGATGATTATACGGCGGAACAGGAAATCACCCCTTTGGAGATTGGATTGGCGCAGGCATTAGAAAATCGCCTGGAAATTAAAAAGGGAGAGATGGAGCTGGAAGTAAGCCGGATCAATATGGAGTTAGCCAAACGGTATACCAGCCCCCATACCTTCGACTATCGCCAGAGTCAAATGGATTTGGATCAGGCCAATCTTACCTTGGAAAATGCAAAACAATCCGTAAAAAGCAGTGTCTATGGATCCTACCAAACCTTCCTTGCTGCGGAGAAAATGCTTAACCAAGTAAAAGACTCCGTAAAGGAAGCGGAAGAAGCTTTGAATATTGTAACCTTCCGCTATCAGGAAGGCTACGGGATTCCTTCCGCCGCCCTAAAATCTCTTAATATGGAGGATGCCGCCGGTACTGTTTTTGAAGTGTTAGCTGCTCAGGAAAAGCTCAGTGAGGTAGAAGAAAAGGTGGTAGAAATCACCTATGGTTATCACATGGCTAAAAGCAAATATGAGACGGATATCTGCGGAGATGAAAAAATAATCAGACAACCTGAGGGGGAAAGAGAACATGAGTGA
- a CDS encoding ABC transporter permease, which yields MKTFFGEIKLFLSSPWRVVLFLLLPPLITVYFGVVFQNGVVEDTRIVIVDQDQTSLSRSLVQNFKDNEGFRVVQYEEHIEAGLNLIRQEQADVVLALPEGFSQDLKSGKKPSIYLGINGANMAISSNATKRASAIILTFNAGIEITRLQAKGYAPVEGMSMAQPVQIQVRQTGNPTGSFYDFLIWGLIGAIGHFPILLFSVTAFNTEEEGLRIPVFLNRFLVYVFFGVTELLLSILILVTLFPVDFKGDISALILLAALFSMAVTALGMLLSLVIRERTHALQIATVVALPALILSGHTWPMSGMPQLLQVLGHLEPLTYFANPLRTLALTGAADSSYVQNCQVLLLMIILFLGVSLMVIGGGKAVSRWKRAQITKSASLS from the coding sequence ATGAAAACATTTTTTGGGGAAATCAAATTATTTCTTTCCAGCCCTTGGCGGGTAGTTTTATTCCTGCTCCTGCCTCCCTTGATTACAGTTTATTTTGGGGTGGTTTTTCAGAATGGAGTGGTGGAAGATACCAGAATCGTGATTGTGGACCAGGATCAAACCAGCCTCAGCAGAAGTCTGGTCCAAAATTTTAAGGACAACGAAGGATTCCGGGTGGTGCAATACGAGGAGCATATAGAGGCAGGCCTGAACCTGATCCGGCAGGAGCAAGCCGATGTGGTTCTGGCTCTGCCTGAGGGCTTTAGCCAGGATCTTAAGTCCGGGAAAAAACCATCAATATATTTGGGGATTAATGGAGCCAATATGGCGATTTCTTCTAATGCAACCAAAAGGGCTAGTGCCATCATCCTTACCTTTAATGCCGGGATTGAGATTACCCGGCTGCAGGCCAAGGGGTATGCCCCTGTTGAAGGGATGAGCATGGCCCAACCGGTACAAATTCAAGTGCGCCAAACAGGGAATCCTACAGGGAGCTTTTATGATTTTCTGATCTGGGGCTTGATTGGTGCCATCGGACATTTCCCCATCCTGCTTTTTTCTGTCACCGCCTTTAACACAGAAGAAGAAGGGTTGAGGATCCCGGTCTTTCTAAACCGCTTTTTGGTCTATGTTTTCTTCGGCGTTACAGAGCTGCTCCTGTCCATTTTGATCCTGGTCACCTTATTTCCAGTTGATTTTAAGGGAGATATATCAGCTCTCATTCTGTTAGCAGCTTTATTTTCCATGGCGGTAACCGCCCTGGGCATGCTCCTTTCTTTGGTAATCAGGGAAAGAACCCATGCCTTGCAGATCGCCACCGTTGTTGCCTTGCCGGCATTGATCTTATCCGGCCATACCTGGCCCATGAGCGGCATGCCCCAATTGCTTCAAGTACTGGGACATCTGGAGCCATTAACCTATTTTGCTAATCCCTTACGCACCCTGGCTTTGACGGGAGCGGCAGACAGCAGCTACGTACAGAACTGTCAGGTTTTATTGTTGATGATCATCCTATTTTTAGGTGTAAGCCTGATGGTAATAGGAGGGGGAAAGGCGGTGAGCAGGTGGAAAAGGGCTCAAATCACCAAAAGTGCTTCACTTTCATAA